The sequence TGACGGCACAACAAAAGAAGAAAGTTGGCAATATAATCTGCATTCTAATGGTTTATCGGATGGACTCTTTCATCCAGCCCGAGATTATATGAGGGGGTTTAACTTTGAACCAGGTGCAGCGGCATGGGTAACAACACAGTTAAAGCCCGAATCATATTTTGCAGTTGAATTATTTTTTATATACGAAAACTTACGACATAGCGTAGGTATTGTTTATGACCAAAAAGGCAATCTTTTGCGAACGGCAAATATTCGCGAAGATAGCAATGGTTTTCCAAGTAAATACTGGTCAACTGACATCAATCAATTACCCGAACGAAAAATAAGTGGGAATTGGCAAGGAACTTCACTGACTATGACACCAGATTTAAAGGTTTCTGAACCTTCACCAACACAATTGCAACTTAGTTGGCAAGGACATCAAACTTTCTTTTTACCTGACGGAGTTTCTATCAGTTGTCCGGAAAAAGTTACTCTGGGCACGCCCTTTGTTTTAGCAGCTAATTGGCTAGTGACACCTTCTCAACTGCAACAGATCAGCGCTAAGTATGATAAGTGTGGAACTTTTTCGGCTTTAGTCTTTGAATGCTTTACCCAGTAGCTAAAAACGAACGGGATAACTGACTCGAATCAAAAAATACAATGATTTTACAAATCACAAAAGTCCTATGAACAGGGAAAATATCATCTCCTCTCAATTATTTGAAGCTCGCGGACCGTTTTCACATGCTGTAAAAGTAAGTGGATTTAGTAACTTGATTTTCACTTCTACGGTTGCAGCTATTGATAAAAATTGGCAGGTTATTGGTGAAGGAGACATCCGCAAACAAACAGAAGCAACTATTGTTAATCTGAAGAAAGCTTTACAAGAAGCAGGAGCGACTATCAAAGATGTAGTGAAAGTGAACTGGTATCTTACCGATATCAGCCATTTTCAAACAGTGCTAGAGGTAAGAGAGCAAATGTTTGAAGGCAACAAACCAGCAAGTGCTACAATTCCTATCGGTCCCCTTGTGATTCCCGAACTTTTACTCGAAGCTGATGCGATCGCCATCATAAATTAGGATTTTTAACTTATGAAATCGTCTGGGGATGAATCAACTTGTAACCTGCGGCTTTAATCTTCTCGTTGCTGATACGAGCATTGAGGGAGCGATAGCTGGGTTTGGTATCATCCCAAATAATCTTTTCCAAATTTCCGAGTTGGCAAATTTCATCGGATAATTCGCGGATAGTCATATCAAAGTCATTCACAAGGTTATAGATACCGCCTAACCTTCTTTGACTAAGATAATCCATAGCCGCAATAACATCGTCGAGGTGAATCCAACTGGTAAAAGTTTCGCCGCTTCCATCAATATTTTTACCAGCAAGTCTCCCAAAACGCTTTATCAATGCTCTTTGAGCGCCATAAATTCCACCCAAACGCAAGATAGTAACTTGCACATCTTCACTGGCTGAATTTAATAAAAGCTGCTCCGCCTCACATAGCACCTGATTATATTCGCTCTCTGTATCAACCGGAGAAGCTTCATCTACCCACTCACCATTTTTATTTCCATATACCGAAACACTACTGAGGTAAATTAGCTGTTTAACGCTTTTGTTTTCCTGCAATGCTGCTACCAGATTTTTCGCTGTGGGAATATAAGTTTCCCGATATACCTCAGCATCAACTTGTTTATTGCTAATCGGAGCAATGCTCAAAACTACAGTGTCTCGATCTTGCAACAGCGATTTTACAGCTTGAGAATCTTGC comes from Rivularia sp. PCC 7116 and encodes:
- a CDS encoding DUF3598 family protein, yielding MSIDLKEKNWQNLCNKHIRDWHGVWTRYSPQKAVTESFRSLRSFESNQGQTEIAHTNRYMYADGTTKEESWQYNLHSNGLSDGLFHPARDYMRGFNFEPGAAAWVTTQLKPESYFAVELFFIYENLRHSVGIVYDQKGNLLRTANIREDSNGFPSKYWSTDINQLPERKISGNWQGTSLTMTPDLKVSEPSPTQLQLSWQGHQTFFLPDGVSISCPEKVTLGTPFVLAANWLVTPSQLQQISAKYDKCGTFSALVFECFTQ
- a CDS encoding RidA family protein, yielding MNRENIISSQLFEARGPFSHAVKVSGFSNLIFTSTVAAIDKNWQVIGEGDIRKQTEATIVNLKKALQEAGATIKDVVKVNWYLTDISHFQTVLEVREQMFEGNKPASATIPIGPLVIPELLLEADAIAIIN
- a CDS encoding SDR family oxidoreductase translates to MDIKSTETEIQQQNNSNLEKIAILGCGYVGTAASSYWYKQGYSVTVTTTRQERVAELENIATKVVVMKGQDSQAVKSLLQDRDTVVLSIAPISNKQVDAEVYRETYIPTAKNLVAALQENKSVKQLIYLSSVSVYGNKNGEWVDEASPVDTESEYNQVLCEAEQLLLNSASEDVQVTILRLGGIYGAQRALIKRFGRLAGKNIDGSGETFTSWIHLDDVIAAMDYLSQRRLGGIYNLVNDFDMTIRELSDEICQLGNLEKIIWDDTKPSYRSLNARISNEKIKAAGYKLIHPQTIS